Below is a window of Lujinxingia litoralis DNA.
CGGACTCCTCCCGCACGTGCGCCCGGTGCGCGGCCAGGTCATCGTGGTGGGGTCAGGTGACCCACCACTGTGCCAGCATGTCATCCGCGCCCCCGATGCCTACCTGGTCCCGCGAGCCGATGGCGAATTGGTGATCGGCGCCACCAGTGAAGAGCGGGGATTCGATGCCCGGCTGACTGCCGGCGGCGTGTTTGAACTCTTGCGCGGCGCCTGGGAGACCCTCCCGGGCATCTACGACGCCCCGATCCTCGATCAGTGGGTGGGCTTTCGCCCCGTCTCCCTCTCCAATCTCCCCACGCTGGGCCCCACCCCGGTCCAGGGCCTGCACCTCTCGGTGGGACATGGCCGCAACGGCATCCTCCTGGCCCCCCTGACCGCCCTGGGGCTCGAAGCCCTGATTCGCGGTGAAGATCCGCCCGATGCTCTGCGTCATACTCGCCGCGCCCGCTGAGCGGGCGCAACGCCGCCACGGTTGCCGCGGGCGACGACTTTCAGGTATCACTCCCCGCACCTTGATGCCGATCCACCACGATCACCGGGAACACGATGAAGATGCTCAAACGCGCCAGCCTCCTGACCGCCGCGCTCGCGGTGACGGCGCCCGCCTCCCTTGCTCTTGCCCAACAGGCCGATCCTCTCCCCGAGACCTACTCCGGGGTACGCGCCACCGGAATGGGCAACGCCCTGACCCCGATCGCCGCCGGCGTCGACAGCCTCTACCATAACCCGGCGGGCCTGGCCCGCGGTGAGATGTACATCCTGGACGGTGCCTTTACCTACACCCCCCAGGGGGGGCTCTTGAGCGCGGGCATCGCCGACAGCAAAACCAACCCGCAGATCGCCGCCGGCGTGAGTTACTCCTATTACTTCGGGGCCGAAGATCACGCCGATCTCTCCGGCCACGACGTTCGCGCCGCCGCAGCCGTCCCGGTGATCCCTGAGCGCATCTCCCTGGGAGTCGGCGGGCGCTACATGCACTACACCGACTCTTCCCTCCCCGAAGATCCCGACAACGAAGACAGCCAGGTGCTCTTCAAAGGCTTCACTGTCGATGTCGGGGCGATGTTCCGCGTCACCGAGTTTTTGCACCTCGGCATCAACGGCCAGAACCTCATCGATCCCTGCCGCAACGATGCCCGTTGCCGCGGTGCCGCCCCCACCCGCATTGGCGGCGGCTTTGGCCTGGGAACGGTCTCCACCTTCCATCTCACCGGACAGGCTTTTGTCGACATCAGCTCGGCCGAAGATCCCCTCTTCGATTTCGGAGTCGGGGCCGAATATGTGGCCGCCGGAGCCATTCCGCTGCGTCTGGGATTTGAGCGCCAGGGATTCTTTGAAAGAAACCTGATCACCGCCGGATTCGGCTGGCGCTCTCAGGCTGCGGGCCTCGATCTCTCTTACCGCCACGACCTCAACCAGAGCTCCAGCTTTGGCTACATCTCCGGCGGATTTTCGGTGTATTTTTAATCACTTGCCCCACAAACACACCTGAACAGGGGATGGGGAAAACTTTCGTTCGACGCCCCTCCCCTCTTCGCCTAGGCTTAGAGCCTTCCTCCTCGCCGTAGAAGTACGCCGCCCGGAGCCCGCGTTCGCCGGGTGTAAGGTGGCGGAAGTCCCGCGCGTCTCTCGTGCAGCGGTACCCGGTCGCCGACGTCGTTCTGCCAAGGTCTGTTCGCCACCGGTCGGTGTTTAGCTTTGTAGTTTGATCGTCGTCTCGGGCTTCGAGCCTCCGAGCGCCGCCGCGATGTCGAATAGATCGCATGGCTGTGGTGTTTTCAGTGCGAAGTTCTTTGAAACGTCGATCCTCGACTGCGCATCTCTTGCAGTAGAGATCGCTTGTAGGTCCTCCCCGGGGATTCGATACACCCGGGGCTGGGCGACTATCGCCAGGGGGTATCGAGTTTATGGCTACCCAACATCCAAAACCTAATGAGTCCACTCAACCTAAGGTAGAGGTGCTCGTTGACAAGCCCACGCGCAAAGGCGCCCGCATTAAGGGCAGCGACGAGGATATGGCCCTCGACGCGGGCTCGCTGCGCGACGTCTCCGAACTCTTCGGAGACCTGAGCCTGCCGATGATGCGTGGCTCCAACCTCAACCTTCCGGCCAGCGCCGATCCACTCACCGCGTACCTGGCCCGACTCAACTACATTGAGCCGCTGCCGGCCGAGGAACAACAAGAGTTGGCCGAGCGCTACGTCAACGAAGACGACCGCAACGCCGGCAAGATGCTCATCCTCACCAACCTGCGCCTGGTCGTAAAACTCGCCAGGGAATACCAGCGGCGCTGGACCAACCTGCTGGACCTGATCCAGGAGGGCAACGTCGGCCTGGCCGAAGCCGTCACCCGCTACGATCCCTACCGCGGGGTCAAGTTCACCAGTTACGCCCAGTACTGGATTCGGGCGATGATTCTCAACTACCTGATGAATCATCTCCACCCGGTCAAAATCGGCAGCTCCCGCGCCGGCCGAAAGCTCTTCTACAACCTCAAAAAGGCGCGCCGGGAGTTGATGCGTCAGGGCCACCCCAACCCCACTCCGGCCCTGATCGCCGACTACCTCGACGTCGACGAAAGCGAAGTGGTGCGCGTGGCCGCTCAACTCGACGCGCCCCCGGTCTACCTCGACGCTCAGGCCCCCGGTCACGAAAAGACCACCATCGGGGAGCTGATGCAGTCGGAATCGGCCGACCCCGAATCTCTGGTCACCGATTACGACCTGGCCAGCCGATTGCGCGAGGCCATCAACGCCTTCGGCCAGAGCCTGGAAGACGAACGGGAGATGACCATCTGGTTCGATCGCATGATCGCCGAAGACCCCCGCAGCCTGGTGGATTTGGGCGAATACTGGGGCGTCTCCAAAGAACGCATCCGACAGGTCGAGGTGCAGATCCGTGACGATTTCCGCCGCTTTCTGCTCGACCGGCTCGGCGACGAGGTCGAGATCGATTTCCTCGATCAGCTTGGCTGATCCCCCGGTTCACCTACCACCATTAAAAAAGCCGCCCCGAAGATTCGGGGCGGCTTTTTTAATGGTGTTTTAGCTCTCGGCACCAGGCCTTGCTCAGGCCTGCGCCTCGATCTCGATCGCCTCGCCAGCCTGATTGCGCTCGCGGAGCATATCGCGAATCATCTCAATGACCATAAACGCCACACCCACACAGATCAGGGCATCGGCCACGTTAAAGGTCGGCCAGCGATAGACGTCAGTGTACTTCCAGACGATGAAGTCCGTGACGTAACCGTAGCGCACCCGGTCGATGAAGTTCCCCAGCGCGCCACCGGCGATCAGCGCCAGCGCCCACAAAAGCAGCTTCTGGTCGTTTTGAACCCCGCGCAAGAGCCCCAGGATGATCAACACCGCCAGCAGGCTCACCCCCAGAAAGAAGGGTTTTCGGAACTCGCTATCTTTATCGGCAAAAAGCCCAAAGGCCGCGCCCGGATTGCGGGTGTACTGAAAGTCCCAGTACCCCTCGATCACGGTGACATCGCGATTGGTCACCTCGATGATCTGCCCGGCCTCCAACTCGGTTTCGGGCCGCAGGTGCACACCGTCTTCTGTCCGAGTGTAGAGCTGCGCCATGGCCTTGACCTCTTCCGGCGAATTCGCCTCAAAGGTCTGCCCCAGGTACTCCTCGACCGTCGTGCCCTCCGCCTCCTGAGGAACTTCCAGCACAATCGGGTGCGAGAAGAATCCCGGGCGCTCCGTAGCGAGCCAGCTCTCAGCGTACCACTTCGACCACTGGTCGAGCGCTACGCCAATGACCACGATCATCGCGAAGAGTCCGTATTTCCACATGGACTGGCTTTTCATCCCTCGATCACCTCCAGCACGTGGGCGCAGCGCGGGCAGACTTCAGCGTCGCTGCCCGGCTGAATCCAGAAGTTCCAACAACGGGGGCACTTTTGCCCTGAAGCCGGAACCACCCCGACCTCCACGATCTTCCCTTCGCTCGGCGCGGCCTCTTCGATCACGACCTCACTGGCGATGAAAAGCGCCGGAAGTTGCTCCTCGTAGCTGCGTACCAGGCTCAGGGTCTCGCCAGACGCGCCCACCGTCACATGCGCCTCCTGACTGCTGCCGATTTGCCCTTCTTTACGCTCGCCCTTCTTACGCGCGCGCTTCTCTTCCATGGCCTTCTGAACCTCCTGGCG
It encodes the following:
- a CDS encoding sigma-70 family RNA polymerase sigma factor — protein: MLVDKPTRKGARIKGSDEDMALDAGSLRDVSELFGDLSLPMMRGSNLNLPASADPLTAYLARLNYIEPLPAEEQQELAERYVNEDDRNAGKMLILTNLRLVVKLAREYQRRWTNLLDLIQEGNVGLAEAVTRYDPYRGVKFTSYAQYWIRAMILNYLMNHLHPVKIGSSRAGRKLFYNLKKARRELMRQGHPNPTPALIADYLDVDESEVVRVAAQLDAPPVYLDAQAPGHEKTTIGELMQSESADPESLVTDYDLASRLREAINAFGQSLEDEREMTIWFDRMIAEDPRSLVDLGEYWGVSKERIRQVEVQIRDDFRRFLLDRLGDEVEIDFLDQLG
- the lspA gene encoding signal peptidase II, with translation MKSQSMWKYGLFAMIVVIGVALDQWSKWYAESWLATERPGFFSHPIVLEVPQEAEGTTVEEYLGQTFEANSPEEVKAMAQLYTRTEDGVHLRPETELEAGQIIEVTNRDVTVIEGYWDFQYTRNPGAAFGLFADKDSEFRKPFFLGVSLLAVLIILGLLRGVQNDQKLLLWALALIAGGALGNFIDRVRYGYVTDFIVWKYTDVYRWPTFNVADALICVGVAFMVIEMIRDMLRERNQAGEAIEIEAQA